The Terriglobales bacterium genome includes the window CGCTGCTCGACTTCACGCTCGGCGGCCAGACCATCGGCGGCGAACTCAAGCTTCCCGCCACCGACCCGGAAGTGCGCTTCACCGCTTCCATGCGGTCGCTGGTGCCCCTCGACCATCTCGAGGTGGTGTGCAACGGCAAGGTCGTGCGAGAGATGGAGATGAACGCCGCGCACGACCAGGCTGACTTGCGCGGAACCGTTCCTATCACTGCCAGCGGCTGGTGCCTGCTGCGCGCCTGGAGTGCGCAACCGCAGCATCCGATCCTCGATACTTATCCGTACGCCACCACCAGCCCGATCTATGTCACCGTGAACGGCGAGCGCCCGCGTTCGCCCGAAGACGCGGCGTTCTGCATCGCCTGGATCGACCGCATCCGCGAATCGGTGGAGAAGTTCACCGACTGGAACACGGACGCCGAGCGCGCGGAGACATTCAACATGTTGAGCGAGGCGCGCAAAGTGTACGAGGAAATGTTGAAATAGAATCGGTCGGTCAAGGCTGACATGAGCCTTCTTCTGCTCTCCGTGCTGGTGATGGCGGCGCTGGTCGCCGGCTACACGCTGTACGGCGGCTTCATCGCGCGGCAGTATCGCCTGGATGACGCAGTCGCCACACCCGCCACGCGGCTCAACGACGGCGTGGACTTCGTCCCCGCGCGTCCCTTCTACCTGCTGGGACAGCATTTCAGCGCTATCGCCGCGGCCGGACCGATCGTCGGGCCCATCGCCGCCTGCCTGGCGTTCGGCTGGCTGCCCAGCATCCTGTGGATCACGCTGGGTGTCATCTTCATCGGCGCCGTGCACGATTTCTCCGCGCTCATTGCGTCCATCCGTCACGGCGCCAATTCCATCGCGGAGATCGCCCGCCAGAACCTGGGGCGCCGCGCCTGGCTGGCCTTCATTGCTTTCATCTGGATCGCGCTGCTGTACGTGATCGTCGCGTTCGCCGACGTTACCGCCTCTACCTTTCTCGGGCAGACCGAAGAACTCCAAGGAGAATTCTCCTTCAATGCCGGAGGCGCGGTCGCCGCGGCCAGCACCATGTACCTGCTGCTGGCGCTGCTGATGGGGGTGGTACAGCGCAAGCTCAGTCCGCCGATGTGGCTTCTAACAGTGATCTTCGTGCCCGCAACACTGGGCGTGGTCTGGCTGGGGACAAAGGTTTCCACCGTGTTGGTTTTCGACCTCCACTTCTGGCACCTTGCCATCCTCATCTATTGCTTCGTCGCATCACTGCTTCCCATGTGGCTGCTGCAGCAACCGCGCGGCTATCTGGGCGGCTTTGTGCTCTACCTGGTGCTGGGGACCGGAGTGGTGGGCGTCGTTTTCGGCGGATTCCAGATCCAGCAGCCTGCCATCGTGCATACGCCCACGGGCTCGGTGGTGGAGCGACTGCTGTTTCCCTTCCTCTTTGTCACCATCGCGTGCGGCGCCTGCTCCGGATTCCACGGCCTGGTGTGCGGGGGAACCACATCCAAGCAGGTGGCGCGCGAGAGCCATTGCAAGCCTATCGGCTACGGCGCGATGCTGCTCGAAGGGCTGGTGGCGCTGATCGCGCTGGCCACGGTGATGATCGTGCTGCCCGCCGACATCGCCGGGCGCGCGCCGGGCAAGCTCTACGGGGACGGCATCGCGCGTTTCCTGGCCGTGCTGCTGGGCGAACGCTGGCTGACATTTGCCGCCACTTTCGGCGCCATGGCCTTCTCCACCTTCGTCTTCGACACGCTGGACGTGGCCACACGTTTGGGCCGCTACCTGCTGCAGGAACTCGCCGGCGGACTGGGATGGGGAGCCACCAGCCGCAGTGCGGGCATCCTGGCCGCAGCTTCGACTGCATTCGTACCGCTGCTCATACTGCTTTCAGCGCCCGAGGGCGCGTGGCGGCAGTTCTGGGTGCTGTTCGGAACCTCCAACCAGTTGCTGGCATCCCTCACGCTGCTGGGCGTTTCGGTGTGGCTCTACCGCTCCGGCCGCCGCACCTGGTACACCGTGCTGCCCATGCTGTTCGTGATGACGGCAACCGTCAGCGCGTTGCTGGTGCAGATGGCGGAAGGCGCGAAGGAGATCGCAGACGGAGGTCTGCGGTTGCATCCCTCGATCGTCAATGGTTTTGTCGCGACTGCCTTACTGGTCCTGGCAATCATCTTCGTCATCGAAGGTCTGCGCACGGTTCGCGATGTGCGACGTGGCCGTGGTGTTCGAGCGCTCGCGACAGAACCCTCCGCGAGCGATTAGCCACACAGAAACACTTTTACTTTCTTCCGAACGCCTGCGAATGAAACGTCAGCGAAGCGTCGAAGTGGCGGGCGACGTACTGCCATCCGTGCCCGCCGGGATAGAGGTGGAACTCGTGCGGGATGCGGCGTGATTCGAGCGCTTCATGGAGGGCTTGCGCGCCGGCATCGAATCCGTACTCATCCTCAGTGCCGCAGTCGAAATAAATCTTGAGGCGCCGGAGGCCGGCTGACTGCCGGGCCAGTGTCACCGGATTCTGCCGCTGGTAGAAGGCGTGGTCGAGCGGCGAGCCGAATACGGTTCCGAGGAGTGACGTGCGCCCGCCGCCGATGCCGGGCGCAGCGTCGGCGCCGCGGGGCAGGTCTTTCATCACGGCCGCGCTGTGAGCGCTGACCGAGCCGAACAGTTGCGGATACTGGAAGGCGAAGCGCAAGGCGCCGTATCCGCCCATCGAAACACCACTCAAGCCGCGTCCCGCGCGGGTGGCGACCGTGCGGTACTTGCGGTCCATGGCGGGCACGAACTCACGGATAAAGAAATCCTCGTACCGGGTGCGGCCGTCGCGGGAATTGATGTAGAAACCGCGGCCACCGTCAGGGGTCACGACAATCATCTCCACGAGCTTCTTCTCCTCCGTCATGCGCTCGATGATGTTCCATCCGCCGCCGTTGACGAGAGACTGTTCGTTGTCGCCCAGGCCGTGGAGGAAGTAGAGCACGGGATAGCGACGGGTCTTATCCGCGTCATAGCCCGGGGGAAGAAGCGCGCAGTAGCGGACGGAAGCTTTCAGGAATCTGCTCGGCGCGGTGGCGCATTCCACGCGGGAAGCGGCGTCGGCAGTTGGAGAAATCAAGAGCAAGAGACTTACCGCAGAGAGCGCGGAGAGGAGACGTCGAGAGAACAGAGAGGAGCAGATCCCTCGCTGCGCTCGGGATGACAATTCAAAGCAAATCCCTCGTCCGCTGCACCGGACTCGGGATGACAATCTCAGGATGTAAGTCAGCTCACTCATAGCGCAGCGCCTGCACAGGATCGAGGCGCGCGGCGCGCGCAGCGGGATAGAGACCGGAGACCAGGCTGACCAGCACCGCGAAGGCGAGAGCCGCCAGTACCAGCCACCAGGGCACGGACCAGATCTGCTCCGGGGGAAGGTCCTGGCGGGCCAGGTACACGTTGGCGCCCCAGTTGATAAGCCTGCCGATGGCCCAGCCCAGCGCCACGCCCAGCGCACCGCCGAACGCTCCCATGACGCCGGC containing:
- a CDS encoding alpha/beta hydrolase family protein, whose product is MISPTADAASRVECATAPSRFLKASVRYCALLPPGYDADKTRRYPVLYFLHGLGDNEQSLVNGGGWNIIERMTEEKKLVEMIVVTPDGGRGFYINSRDGRTRYEDFFIREFVPAMDRKYRTVATRAGRGLSGVSMGGYGALRFAFQYPQLFGSVSAHSAAVMKDLPRGADAAPGIGGGRTSLLGTVFGSPLDHAFYQRQNPVTLARQSAGLRRLKIYFDCGTEDEYGFDAGAQALHEALESRRIPHEFHLYPGGHGWQYVARHFDASLTFHSQAFGRK
- a CDS encoding carbon starvation CstA family protein, which encodes MSLLLLSVLVMAALVAGYTLYGGFIARQYRLDDAVATPATRLNDGVDFVPARPFYLLGQHFSAIAAAGPIVGPIAACLAFGWLPSILWITLGVIFIGAVHDFSALIASIRHGANSIAEIARQNLGRRAWLAFIAFIWIALLYVIVAFADVTASTFLGQTEELQGEFSFNAGGAVAAASTMYLLLALLMGVVQRKLSPPMWLLTVIFVPATLGVVWLGTKVSTVLVFDLHFWHLAILIYCFVASLLPMWLLQQPRGYLGGFVLYLVLGTGVVGVVFGGFQIQQPAIVHTPTGSVVERLLFPFLFVTIACGACSGFHGLVCGGTTSKQVARESHCKPIGYGAMLLEGLVALIALATVMIVLPADIAGRAPGKLYGDGIARFLAVLLGERWLTFAATFGAMAFSTFVFDTLDVATRLGRYLLQELAGGLGWGATSRSAGILAAASTAFVPLLILLSAPEGAWRQFWVLFGTSNQLLASLTLLGVSVWLYRSGRRTWYTVLPMLFVMTATVSALLVQMAEGAKEIADGGLRLHPSIVNGFVATALLVLAIIFVIEGLRTVRDVRRGRGVRALATEPSASD